Part of the Chloroflexota bacterium genome, AGTTTCACCGCCTTTGCTTTGGACTGGGATTTGTGGCACGACATCTTCCACGACAATATCCTGGCGGGCGGCTTCCGCTGGCTGGCCGGATTCACGTCCGGCTTTGTGGACAAGGGCATCGTAGACCGGTTCTTCGACGGGCTGGCTGGTTGGGTGCGCGAGACGGCGGATGTCTGGCGCAGATTGCAAA contains:
- a CDS encoding NADH-quinone oxidoreductase subunit L codes for the protein SFTAFALDWDLWHDIFHDNILAGGFRWLAGFTSGFVDKGIVDRFFDGLAGWVRETADVWRRLQTGYVRNYALAVLVGVLAILSFFLFTR